Below is a genomic region from Aminivibrio sp..
GTGCCGCTGCCCCTCCTGTGTTCGTTCTTACCTGCCAGATCTCGCGTTCCGGAGCCGCTGAGAACCGCCGATCCTGAAAAAGTCCCTTCCGAAGAACTTGGGCCTTCCGTTTCCACAACTCGTGCAGCAACGGCTCCATCCGAGAATGTGAAACTGACTTCAAAACGGGATTTTCCGTTCGCAATGGCGCCGTTGTCCGTTACCAGCAGATCGAGAACAGATTTTCCTCGAAGCTGCATATCCATGCTCCCGTCGGGCTTGTTCAGCACTTTGTCGGACTGCATGACAACCACAAGCCATGAATTGCTGTTCGTAAAGGTGTCCCATTGCGCCGATTTCCCTTCGATACTGCGTACGGTCACTCCCGTGAGGGTTCCCGTACCCTGGAGGACAGCCTGGATTCCGTAATCAGCGGTGCCGTCGCCGCGAAGCCTCTTGTTGCGCCCCGTGAGGTCTCTCGTTCCTTTTCCCGTCATTCGGGCGTACACAATTTCAACATCGCCGGCTGTCGGGGAAACCGCTTTTGCGGTGCCGGGAATCGAAATTGTGGAATGGCTTTCGGAACCGTCCACAAACCGCGCCGTGACGGTGAATTTCCCACCCCCGGCGATCGATCCGTCGTCAGGGACAATGAACGTAATTCCCATTCCCATAAGGAACGGCGTCAGGGACATTCCTCCGCCGCTCTCCGCTATCACTTTGCCGCCGCTTTCCTTGACCTGCATTCCGGGGATGCCGTTGCCTGCAACCGTATCCCATGATGAACCGCCGTTTTCAGACTGCAGAGAGATGCCGGAAAGAGCCCCTCCGATTCCCGACAGATTGAGGGAAAACGATGCATCCGGCTTGCCGTCGGGGGTGGCGTTTTCACCCGGACCGAGGACATCTTCCGGTCCTATCCCGTGAAATGTAAAGTTCTGCACCTCTCCCATGGCGGCCCATCCGAACGACGCCGTCAGCAGAAGGAATAGAACCGAACCCACCATGATGTGAATATAATTTTTTCTCAAATCTTCCAGCTCCTTTTTTCGCTTTGTTGCGGTTGTTTCAGGTATTTGCTGAGAATATGGCTATGCAGCCGAACAGGACGGATTCTATTCGAATGCGTAGACTTTTCCGTCAAAACCGCCGAAATAGAGCACGCCGTCCGCAACTACAGGATCCGACATAATCTCCCTGTCCGATTTGAACTTCCATACTTCCCGTCCGCTTGCGGCGTCAAGGCCGTAAAAAGTGCCTCCGTCGCTTCCAAAGAAAACGATCCCTTCGTGCACCGCCGGTGTGGAGTGAATGCCCCCCGGAACGGCGAACTCCCATATCCTGGTCCCTGAGGCTTTATCGAGAGCGATCATCTTTCCGTTGATCGTGCCGAAGAAAAGCCGCCCTCCGGCTGCTGCCGCGGATGTTGTTATGGATTCGCCCGCGTCAAATTTCCACTGGGGAACAACTCCCTTGATGAGCACGGCTTGAAGCGTGCCGTCCCAACTGCCGAAGTACACCACTCCATCAGATACCGCCGCGGCTGAACCTATTGCGCCGCCGCTTCCGCCGCCCCACTCTCTGTGGCCGGTTTTCGCGTTCAGGGCGTGGAAGACGCCTTCGTACGCTCCGATGAAAACAAGGCCGTCGCTGTACGCCGGAGCGGAGCGGAGCCCCCTGCCCGTGTCGTAGTTCCAGAGAAGATTCCCCGTGCTTCCGCTGAGGGCATACACTTTGCCGTCGACGCTGTTAAAATAGACGCGCCCATCGCCTGCCGCCGGGGATGACCATGATCCTCCCGGAGTGTTGACTTCCGCCGGACTGTAGCGCCAGCGTTCGGTCCCGGTGTTCACATCCAGAGCGAAAAAAGTTCCGTTCGTACCGCCGAAATAGACGTTTTTTTCGATGACTGCGGGCCGACCTTTGATTGAAGCCCCAGTATTGAAAGACCACAGCGCCTTGCCCGAATTCTTGTCGAGAGCGTACAGTTTCCCGTTGTTGTCCCCTATAAGAAGAACGTCTCCTACGACGAGGGGGGAGCCGGAAACGCTCGTTTCCGCGCCAAAAACCCATTTTTGCGCTCCCTGCCATGCCTGAGCCGGAGTGGAGGAAAGTAAACCGATGATCGCCGCCGCTAAAACCACCCCGTACATCGAGTGTTTTGTGACCTTTTTCATGGTATCACCTCTTCTTTCATCAATTTGAAATATTCCTATATTTCAGAACTACACTATAGCACAAAAATAATTTCTTGTATATATAATAATTAGTAGCATGATTTGTATATTTAATACTTATTTATAGTTATCCTGCGGCACCAGTGTTTTTTTCTTCTGCAATCCGACGCTTTGGAGGTGTTCCCGCCGATCTCTGACTTGGTTAAAAGGCTCGCGGCAAGCCTTGATTTAAAATACCCAAAATAAAAAATTTTTATTATTTTATACTATGTTGTGGTATAATAATGAACATGTAAAGAGACTAACAACGAATGGGGGTTTCAATGATGAAACGCAACACAAGGATGTTTTTGGCGACCGTTTTTTCTTTCGTGCTGATTTTCTGGGCAGGTTCAGCGGGCAAGGCTTTCGCCGCCGCACCGAAAGGGCTGATACAGGACTCGGTGACAATCCTGCGTGAGATGTCTGCGCAGGAGGATGCGGGAACAATGGGTGACCTGCTCCAGCAGGCCAGGGGCGTGGCGATTTTCCCGTCCGTTCTCAAAGCGGCTTTTGTGTTCGGAGCCCAATACGGTGAAGGACTGGTGCTCCGCCGCGACAACAATACCGGAAATTGGTACGGACCTTCCTTCGCCTCGGTGACGGGTGTTTCCTACGGGCTGCAGATAGGCGCCCAGTCCATATCTCTGGTTCTTGTAATCACCAACGACGACGGTTTTAAAGGATTTATGGAGAACAACGTGACTCTCGGAGGCGATATCGCCGTGGCCGCAGGCCCCGTGGGACGGAGGGGGGAGCTTGGAACCGACTATAAGTTTGACGCGTCGATTTACAGCTATTCCATGACAAAGGGATTGTTCGCCGGAGTTTCTCTCAAGGGAGCTTCCGTCGGAGTGAGCGAACAGACAAACAAAGACTATTGGGGAAAGTCCATTACCGCCGAGAACGCTCTGGGAAGACGGGCTTCCTCCGCTGACATGCAGCCTCTTATCAAAGAACTGAACAAGCTGATCCGCGAATCGAAATAGTCTTTCGCGTACACCAAGACTGAGCCGGCCTCTTGAGAGGCCGGCTCAGTCTTGGTGTACGCGGTTGCCGGGAGGGAAGAATACCGGACGCCTGTCCGTTTGGAGGGATCCGGGGCTTTTTCGCCCCGGCGAGGGAAACCGGACATCCTGCCTCTTGTGGGCCGAGGACGTCACCGAGAGGGAGCGAAACAGGCGCGTCTCGAGGATCTTCTGGCCGGCCCGCCCCTGATGATGTGGTCCTGGGATCTCCTGTCCTTCCGACATGGGCGGTTTTTCCGGCGCCTGCGAGGACATTCCCGGCTTCGCACCGGAGAAACTGCCCCGGGAGAATACCCAGGGTGCGGCGGGCACGGACGACAGCATCACGAGGCCTGTGTCGATTGTCGATGGACGCTCCTCGCCCCGTGGACAGGCTCGCTTCAGGCGGCGGCCCAGGCGAGCGCCGGTGACGCTCCCCGCTGCCGCGGATTTAGGCTGGAGACGGTATAGATCCCTTCAATCCTTTTCCCTGTATGCTATAATAATTCCGAAAATTCGGTGTGAAGGAGGAATGGCCGTGAAACTTGTCGACATGAACCGGCTGGAACAGGAACAAATTCTTCCCGGCCTCAGGGCCAGGTTCGTTCACTCGGAGAACATGACGGTGGCCTACTGGAACATGGATGCGGGAGCGGTTTTTCCTCTTCATGACCACTCCCACGAGCAGGTGGTGAACGTGGTGTCGGGAAAGGTGGAGATCTCCGTCAAGGGAGAGAAGATCCCGCTCGACGAAGGATGCGTCCTCGTCCTCTCGCCGGGAGAGCCCCATGCGGTGTACGCCGTGACGGACAGCTTCATGATCGACGTGTTCCACCCCATCCGGCAGGATTACAAAAAAGAGTAAGTGCCGTCCGGAAGCGGCTTTGCGGCTGCTCCCCTTTTTTAACACTTTTTCTCACTGCTGCTCCAGATAAAATCGAAAACTGAAATTGCCCCTGAATTTTCCAGGGCTTCGCGAAGGCATGACGTTCTGCGCCCCATGCGGCGACCAGGTTGTCAAAGTTCACTGCCGTTAAAATCTCGGAAAACAATTGACTGAACAGACTCGCGGGCTTTAGCAGGAGTGCGTCCCCCCCCCCGGTGCTTGAGGAATTTTTTTGTCGGCGCATGAAGAATATCTCAAGGGCCGTACTGGGGGCATGTAGTTTTTTCAAAAAACCTATTTTGGACAAGACCGATTTTCAGCAAAAAAGTGCAAAGAAGGCTCTACTGCTGATCAGGAACTTTTTTCGATATGTGTTGAACGGAACGAAGAAACGGGAAGCTGTTTTGAAAAACCGGCCCTCCCGAAGTTTTGGGAGGGCCGGTCAGTCCCTGGACAGTTTTTTACTGGATTAGGCCGTGAAGTGCCGTCCGAGGGCATCGGCGGCGAGGATGGCGGAACACACGTCCTCGGGGGTGACGGCGAAGGGCATGTTGTGGATGGTCTCTCCTGGGGCGCAGGCGGCCCTGGCGACGTCCATGATCCGGGCCCGGCCCGCTTCCTTCACGCCCATTTCCTCGAGGGTCACGGGCAGGCCTACGGAGGCACAGAAGCCCAGAACTTCCTCCAGTTCCTCCTCGGGGGCGTTCTCGAGGACGAGCTGCACCAGCGTTCCGAAGGCGACCTTCTCCCCGTGGTAGAGCCCGTGGCACTCCTCCAGGACGGTGAACCCGTTGTGGACGGCGTGGGCTGCGCCCAGTCCGCCGCTTTCGAAGCCGAGCCCGCTGAGGAAGGTGTTGGCTTCGACGATGTTTTCCACAGCCTTGGTGCAGCTCCCTGTTTCCACGGCGAGTAGGGCCTTGAGGCCGTCCTCGAGGAGGGTGTCGTAGCAGAGTTCCGCCAGGGCGAGGGCAGCCTTTGTGGCGTGCCCGCCGGGCATGTTGGTCTTGTCGGCGGCAATGCAGGCCCGGGCCTCGAAGTACGTGGCCAGGGCGTCGCCCATGCCGGCGACGAGCAGCCGGGCGGGGGCGTTGACGATAACCTCGGTGTCCATGA
It encodes:
- a CDS encoding PQQ-binding-like beta-propeller repeat protein; translated protein: MKKVTKHSMYGVVLAAAIIGLLSSTPAQAWQGAQKWVFGAETSVSGSPLVVGDVLLIGDNNGKLYALDKNSGKALWSFNTGASIKGRPAVIEKNVYFGGTNGTFFALDVNTGTERWRYSPAEVNTPGGSWSSPAAGDGRVYFNSVDGKVYALSGSTGNLLWNYDTGRGLRSAPAYSDGLVFIGAYEGVFHALNAKTGHREWGGGSGGAIGSAAAVSDGVVYFGSWDGTLQAVLIKGVVPQWKFDAGESITTSAAAAGGRLFFGTINGKMIALDKASGTRIWEFAVPGGIHSTPAVHEGIVFFGSDGGTFYGLDAASGREVWKFKSDREIMSDPVVADGVLYFGGFDGKVYAFE
- a CDS encoding lipid-binding SYLF domain-containing protein, whose protein sequence is MGDLLQQARGVAIFPSVLKAAFVFGAQYGEGLVLRRDNNTGNWYGPSFASVTGVSYGLQIGAQSISLVLVITNDDGFKGFMENNVTLGGDIAVAAGPVGRRGELGTDYKFDASIYSYSMTKGLFAGVSLKGASVGVSEQTNKDYWGKSITAENALGRRASSADMQPLIKELNKLIRESK
- a CDS encoding cupin domain-containing protein; the encoded protein is MKLVDMNRLEQEQILPGLRARFVHSENMTVAYWNMDAGAVFPLHDHSHEQVVNVVSGKVEISVKGEKIPLDEGCVLVLSPGEPHAVYAVTDSFMIDVFHPIRQDYKKE
- a CDS encoding glycerol dehydrogenase gives rise to the protein MSRIMIAPGKYIQGYGELKRLKDHIGAMGNRFLVLISSGGRRRLEAVLNAGFGGNESALVFETFNGECSRTEIERIRTVCREKKCDAVVGVGGGKILDTAKAAAYYEKTPVIIVPTIASTDAPCSALSVIYTDEGVFSEYLVLPKNPDAVLMDTEVIVNAPARLLVAGMGDALATYFEARACIAADKTNMPGGHATKAALALAELCYDTLLEDGLKALLAVETGSCTKAVENIVEANTFLSGLGFESGGLGAAHAVHNGFTVLEECHGLYHGEKVAFGTLVQLVLENAPEEELEEVLGFCASVGLPVTLEEMGVKEAGRARIMDVARAACAPGETIHNMPFAVTPEDVCSAILAADALGRHFTA